The nucleotide sequence cggaatacgcACACTTTAGCCACGGTGGCCGGTTCTAGCTCGAgacctgccgttgcttcttcctccgtccctgCGTATGAGCCACCGATCCAGCCTGTGGCCTCCTCTtcgttcgctgttgatctcaGCGGCAATGTTGGCGACGAGGTTGGTACAGGGGAACATCTTCCGACCTCAGTACAGTGTGCTACACCGGCTAGTGTTGGAGACGGATTGTTTGATGATCCAGATGACGATGATGTTGAGCCGGATACGATTGCTGATGACAGTGGCGATGATCTCGGAGCGAGTGACCCGAGAGGGGCTGCAGGTGGatctagctctggcacacagcagtacccaCCCTATTTTTCATCATTGGAtctggatgccatgaggcaggatgGGCTTCCTGGGTAGCCTGCTGGATTTGACACTTGAGATGCGGAAGGGACTGCTGGtatgacagagttccaggttggtcagcaatttcatgataaagatgaggccctgttgagtgtgaagacttacagcatccgccgAGGGGTACATTACAAGGTAGTTGAGTctgactatcgccggtatgtgggaaagtgttctgagtttgggaatgggtgcacatggttgattcggttgAAACTCCGGCAGCGCAAGGGTATTTGGGAAGTCAAACGGTACAACGGACTGCATACGTGTCTCGCCACCTCTATCTCCAGCAACCAtaggagtttggattatcatgtgatagcGACATTCATTATGCaaatggttagggctgatgcatctgtcaacatcaaggtgctcctaaatgccacggcCGCACACTTTGGGTTCAGGCCGACGTATAGGAGGGTCTGGCTGGCGAAGCAGAAGGATGTTGCCGTCATctatggtgactgggatgagtcatacaacgagctccCTAGGTGGGTGTTAGGAGTCCAGTTGACCATGCCTGGTACTGTAGCAGTCCTTAGGACTAGCCCTGTTCGAGTTGGGGGACAGCTGGACGAGTCTCAAGCTTATTTTCATAGGCTGTTCTGGACGTTCCCACCTTGtatcgaggcattccgtcattgcaagccgtTGGTGAGTATTGACGGAACCCATCTAtatggcaagtatgggggaacATTGCTtgtcgcgattgcacaggacgggaactccaacatactccCTGTGGCATTTGCACTAGTcgagggtgagaatgctgagtcgTGGTCCTTCTTTTTCTCCCACCTCTGTCAGCACGTGACACCGCAGCCAGGTCTGCTAGTTATTTCGGACAGGCATAATGGCATCAAGGCCGTGCTTGAGGCTCCTGATGGGGGATGGCTACCTCCGGCTGCATACCgggcattctgcattcgacacgtaGCAGCAAATTTCGCCCtcaccttcaagggcaaagacgctCGGAGGCTTCTTGTGAACGGCGCATATGCCAAGACCGAAGTGGGGTTCGATTACTGGTTTGACATTCTGCGCTCTGAGAATCCGGCGATGTGTGACTGGGCGAACCGGATTGAGTATTCGTTGTGGACACAGTATTGTGATGAGGGGCGCAGATTCGGGCACATGACGACTAATATCtctgagtgtgtgaactcaatcctgAAGGGGGTCAGGAACCTCCCTGTGTGCTCGCTGGTGAAGGCCACATATGGAAGGTTGGCTAAACTATTTGTCCgcaaggggagggaggccgaggCCCAGCTGGGtaccggacaacaattcagtcaacACCTGGTCAAGTGTATCGAGGCCAATCTGAAGACGGCTAGGTGCTTCACCGTGACTGTATATGACAGGGATAACTCGGAGTACACCGTGGCAGAGACGACTCCGACTGGTTCGTTCTCACTGGGTAGCTACAGGGTCTCACTAGGTTCTCAGACATGTGATTGTGGATACTTCCAGGCACTTCATTTCCCGTGTTCGCACGCATTGGCATGCTGTGCCTACTCACGGGTTACTTGGCAGCCATACGTCCACCAGGTGTATCGCCTTAGTTCGGTTTTCAGTGTGTATCGGATGGGATTCACACATCCCATTCCggagggtttctggccaccaTATGATGGGCCAACCGTTATACCGGACCCAAACAAGAGGCGTGCGAGGGAGGGTCATCCGAGGTCCACCCGGATACGG is from Arachis ipaensis cultivar K30076 chromosome B01, Araip1.1, whole genome shotgun sequence and encodes:
- the LOC107606451 gene encoding uncharacterized protein LOC107606451, giving the protein MVDSVETPAAQGYLGSQTVLLNATAAHFGFRPTYRRVWLAKQKDVAVIYGDWDESYNELPRWVLGVQLTMPGTVAVLRTSPVRVGGQLDESQAYFHRLFWTFPPCIEAFRHCKPLVSIDGTHLYGKYGGTLLVAIAQDGNSNILPVAFALVEGENAESWSFFFSHLCQHVTPQPGLLVISDRHNGIKAVLEAPDGGWLPPAAYRAFCIRHVAANFALTFKGKDARRLLVNGAYAKTEVGFDYWFDILRSENPAMCDWANRIEYSLWTQYCDEGRRFGHMTTNISECVNSILKGVRNLPVCSLVKATYGRLAKLFVRKGREAEAQLGTGQQFSQHLVKCIEANLKTARCFTVTVYDRDNSEYTVAETTPTGSFSLGSYRVSLGSQTCDCGYFQALHFPCSHALACCAYSRVTWQPYVHQVYRLSSVFSVYRMGFTHPIPEGFWPPYDGPTVIPDPNKRRAREGHPRSTRIRTNMDEADPNRPKRCGLCRQPGHTRRSCPQAGGPSHTW